CGAGCAGCAGCGCCACGAGGGAGAGGACGAGGGTCGCACCGCGCATGGTCAACGCACCGCTTGCGAGAGGTACTGCATCATGCTGTCGGCGGCCGACAGCACCTTCGTGTTCATCTCGTACGTGCGCTGGGCGGCGATCATGTCGACCATCTCCTCCACCACCTGCACGTTCGACCCCTCGAGCGCGCCCTGCTTGAGCTTGCCGAGCGGACCCTCGCCCGGGTTGCCTTCGGTGGGCGCGCCGCTCGCGGCCGTCTCGAGGTAGAGGTTGTCGCCCACGGCGAGCAGCCCCGGCGGGTTCATGAAGCTGGCGAGCGTGAGCTGGCCCACTTCGGTGAGCTCGGTGTTGCCGGCCGTCTTGACGGACACCACACCGTTTTCGCCGATGGTCACCGAGATGGCGTTCGCCGGGATGGTGATCTCGGGAACGATGCTCAGGCCCTGCGCGGTCACGAGGCGGCCCTGGGCGTTCACGTCCAGGGCCCCGGCACGGGTGTACGCCGTGTCGCCGTTCGGGCGCTGCACCTGCAGGAACCCGGAACCCACGATGGCCACGTCCAGCGGCTGGCTCGTCGTCTGCACGTTGCCGGTGGAGAACACCTTCTGCGTGCCGACGAGGCGGGTGCCGTTGCCGAGCTGCACGCCGGTGGGCGAGACGGTGTTGTCGTCGCGCTGGGCCCCCGGCTGTTCGTTGACCTGGTAGAAGAGGTCTTCGAACATCACGCGGTCCCGCTTGAAACCGGTCGTGTTGACGTTGGCGAGGTTGTTGGCGATGGCCTGCAGCTTGGCGTCCTGCGCCTGCACGCCGGTCTTGCTGATCCAGAGGGCGGGGTTCATCGAATTCTCCTTGTTCGGTCGGGGGCGAGGGTCACTCGCGCGTCATTCGCGGATGAGGCGGTTGCCCGCCTCGGCCATGCCGTCGGCGGCCTTGTAGAGCTTCATCTGCACCTCGAAGTCGCGGGTCAGGCTCATCGTGGCCACCATCTCCTCGACGGCCGACACGTTGCTGCCTTCGAGGAAACCGCCACGCACCCCCACCGTGTCATCGGCAGGAAGTTCGTCGCCTGTACGGCTGACGATCAACCCGGCCTCGTTTTTTGTCAGATCGGCCGCATCCGCGCGCACGAGCTTGAGCTTGTCGATGACCTGCATCTGCGTCTGGCCGTCGATCTGGACCGAGATCGTGCCGTCGGCGCCGATGGACAGCGCCGTGTACGGCGGCAGCACGATCGGGCCGCCCTCGCCCAGCACCGGATGGCCCGACACGGTCAGCGCGCCGTCGGCGTCGATGGCCATCGACCCCGAACGGGTGTAGGCCTCGCCGTCCTGCCACTGCACGGTCAGGTAGCCGGGGCCGGCCAGCGCGACGTCGAGGTCGCGCCCGGTCTGGCGCACCGCCCCCTCGCGGCCGGAGATGGCGTTGGCCTGCAGTGCGCCGAGATGGCGCGCGTCGTACCCGTAGCCCCCCTTCACGGCCTGGCTCGTGGCCAGTTCCATGTTCGCGCGGAAGCCGGGCGTGTCGAGGTTCGCGAGGTTGTTCGCGTGCACCTGCTGGGCGTGCAGCGCCCGCTCGGCGCCGCTCATCGCGGTGTAGATCAGGGCGTCCATGTCAGACCGCTTGCATCAGGGCCTGGACCATCTGGTTCTCGGTCGAGATGACCTTCGCGTTGGCCTGGTAGTTGCGCTGCGCCGACATCAGGCCCACGAGTTCCGCGGTGATGTCCACGTTCGACTGCTCCACCGCGCCCGAGGTCAGCGTGCCGGCCATGCCGCTGCCGGGGGCGAAGTACAGCGGTGTGCCCGACGCGTTCGACGTGGTCCAGCTCGTGCCGCTCACGGCGATCAGCGCGCCTTCGTCGGGGAACGTGGCGAGGGCCAGGGTGCCCACGACCTGCTTCTCGTTGTTGCTGTACTTGGCCACGACCTGGCCCTCGTCGTTGATCTCCACGTCGATCAGGGTGCCGGAGGCATAGCCGTTGGCGCTGTTGGCGGACGTGGTGGCCTCGCCCGAGTAGCTCGTGCTGCCGGCGTAGTCCATCGTGACGGCGAACGGCGCGGCGCCGGCCGGGGTGGGCAGCGCCACGGCCACCGGCGCGGCGGGCGTCGAGAGCTTGCCGTCGGTGCCGAAGTTCAGCGTGCTGGTGCCGGGCACCGCGGCGCCGTCCATCGTGTAGTGCACCGTGACCTGGTTCGTGCCGGTCTTGACGAAGTACTGGGTGACGCTGTGCTGGGCGCCCAGCGAGTCGTACACCACCGACACCATCGAGCCGTTGAAGCTGCGCGGCTCGGCCGGATCGAACACCGCGACGGTCGGGGTGGTCCAGTCGGACGACAGGTTGCCGGTGTACTTCATCTGCGTGGAGGCCTGCGCGGCGATCTGGCCCGTCGGGACCTGCAGGTCGCCCATCGGGCCGAGGGCCGTGCTGCCCGGGATGGCGGCGAAGCCCTGGGCGCGGCGGCCGAGGCTGTCGATGATGTAGCCTTCCTTGTCCTTCGAGAAGATGCCGACGCGGTGGTACAGCGTGTTGCCGGCGCTGTCGCGGCTCGTGAAGAAGCCGCGGCCCTGGATGGACGCATCCATGCCCCGGCCGGTCGTCAGCACGCTGCCACCGGCGCTGATGCTCTGCGTGAGCGAACCCACTTCCGAACCCGTGCTCTGCGTGCCGGCGTACGTCGACGTGAAGTTCACGCGGCTCGACTTGAAGCCGTAGGTGCCGGAGTTGGCGATGTTGTTCGAGATGGTGTCGAGCTGGGCGTTGACCGAGTTGATGCCGGACAGGGCGATGTCGAAGCTCATGGGATTTCCCTTCAGTTGGTGGCGGCCTGCAGGCGGCCATTGAAACGGGTGACGGAGTCGGGAGCGACTTCGCCGAGGTGGCTGACGTTCAGCACGACGCCGCCGGCCATCGAGAGCTTGACGCTCTCGAGCGTGCCGGCGATCTCGATGCGGGGTTTCTGTTCGGCCGAGGTCTCGACCTTCATCGTGTAGCTGCCGGGCTTCAAGCCCAGCTTGGCCGGGTCGATCGAGAAGGCGGCTTCGCCGGGGGGGAGCGTGCCGAGGGTGATGCGGGTCTCGGCCCCGTCGGCGGCCTTGAGCACCACGGCGGTGGTGGCGCTCGCGTTCTCGAGCGTGACGACGCCGTCGATCTTCTCGGTGCCGACGGTGACCTTGTCGGTGTTGATCATCAACTGCGAGCCCACCTGCGAACCGAGGGACAGCACCTGCATGCTTTCCATCATCGAGGCCGAGGCGGCGCCCTGGCGGGCCAGGTTCTGAAGCGACTCGGTCTGGCTCAGCTGCGTGAGCTGGTTGACGAAGGCGCTCGGGTCCTGCGGTTCGAGCGGGTTCTGGTTGCGGATCTGGGCCACGAGCAGCGTGGTGAACAGCGTGGAGAGCTCGCCGTTGCCGCTGATGGCGTTGGAAACCGCGCCCGAGGAGCCGGACGTGTTGGTCGTGCCGTTGAGCAAGGTGGTCATGGGGTCAGCCTTCGCCGAGTTTCAGCAGCGATTGCTGCATGGTTTTCACACGGCTCATCACCTCGACGTTCGTCTCGAACGCACGCGATGCGGCCATCATGTCGGTCATCTCCGCCACGGGATTGACGTTGGGGTAGAACACGGTGCCGTCCTCGTTGGCGAGCGGATGGCCCGGCTCGTGCGCGCGGCGCACGGGCTCGGTGCTCTGCACCACGTCGAGCACCTGCACGCCGGCGCCGGCGCCCGTGGTGTCGCCCATCACGGCGGCGAACACGGGCTTGCGGGCGCGGTAGGCGTCGCCTTCCACGCCGGAGGCGGACTGGGCGTTCGCGAGGTTGCTCGCGATGGTGTTGAGGCGGACCGACTGGGCGTTCATGGCCGAGCCGGCGATCTGGGCGATGTTGCGGAAGGTCATGGGGTCACTGTCCGTTGATGGCTTTCGCCAGGCCGCGGAGCTTCATGTTGACGAACGTGAGGCTCGTCTGAAAATCCGACGAGTTCTGGGAGAACGCGGCCTGTTCGCTGCCGAGTTCGACGGTGTTGCCATCCTGCGAGGCGTGGTTCGGGACGCGGTAGAGCGCCTCGGCGTCGCCGTCGGTGTCCAGGCTCAGGCCGGTGGCGTCGTCGGCCATCGAGCGCTTCAGGGCCGAGGCGAAGTCGATGTCGCGCGCCTGGTAACCCGGGGTGCTCTCGTTGGCGATGTTCGCGGCGAGAATCCGGGTGCGTTCCGCCCGCAGCCGCAGCGCGTCGGGATGCACACCCAAAGCCTTGTCAAAATCGATGCCCATGGATCACCTCCGGTTCAAGTTTTCAATCGGCGCCGCGCTCGGCGCCGTCGTGTTGCAGGTGGCGGCCGCCGAGCCGCGCGGCGTGGAGCCGCAGCTGCTCGACGCGGCGCGCGAGGTGCTCGACACCCGGGCCGACCGCGAGGGCTGGCTCGAGCCGCAGTTCGAAGTGGTGCTGCAGCGGCCGCGCACGCCGCTGCTGCCGTGCCGCAAGCCGCTCGCCATCGAGCCCGTCGACACGCGGCAGGCGAGCCGGCTGCGCCTGGCGGCGCGCTGTCCCGACGCCGAGGGCTGGGAGCAGACGTTCACGCTGAAGGCCACCGTGTCGGCCAAGGTCGCCATCGCGGCCACGGCGGTGCCGTCGGGCAAGGCGCTTTCGGACGCCGACGTGGCCACCGAACGGCGCGACATCACGTCGCTGCCCGACGCGATCTCCGACCCGGCCACGGCCGTGGGGCAGTCGAGCCGGCGCGCCTTGCGCAGCGGCGACGTCCTGCGGGCGGCCTGGCTGTCGGCGCCGGTGCTGGTCAAGCGGGGCGACAGCGTGCGGATCGTCGCGCAGCGCGACGGCATCACGGTCACCGTGGCCGGCGAGGCCCAGGAAAGCGGCGCGCGCGGCGCCGTCGTGCGGGTGCGCAACAGCGGCAACGGGAAGGTGATCCGCGCGCGGGTCGTCGACGAGGGCACGGTGCAGCCGGCCGACTTGTAGCCGTTCATCGCTTGCCCCCCATCACGGACCGGGCCACGCCGGTCAGTTTGTCCGCATAGGCCGGGTCGGTGGCGTAGCCGCCGCGGGCCAGCCCCTCGGCGAACGCGCGGGCATCGCTGCCGGTGTTGAGGGCGCCGCGGTAGCGCGGGTTGTCGAGCAGCACCTGGGCGTAGTCGCGGAAGGCGGCCGTCGCGTCCGGGTAGCTGCGGAACCGTTCGGTGCGGGGCACGGCCACGCCGTCTTCCACCTCGGTGGTGCGGGCGGCGGCCACGTCGCCGGTCCAGCCACCGGTGGCCTTGATGCCGAACACGTTGTGCGTGGTGGAGCCGTCGGCCTGCAGCAGCGGCTTGCGGCCCCAGCCCGACTCCAGCGCGGCGTGGGCCACCACCAGCTCGGGGGCCACGCCGAGCTGGCGGGCGGCTTCCTCGGCGGCGGGTGTCACGCCGGCCACGAAGGCGGCCTGGTCGCCGCTGAAGGACGGCGACGCGGCGGCCGTGACCGCGTCGCGCACGCGCTGGCCTTCGAGGGTCAGCATCGGGGCGGCGGGCATCGACGGGCCGGAGCCGTTCGCGATGAAGTCCTCGACCTCGCCGCGCACGTCACCGTACAGCGCGCCGAAGCCGCGGCCGCCACCGGCCGCGGCCAGGGGTGTCGTGGCCGCGGTGGGGGCCGTGGGGCGGATCGCGAGGTCAGGCCGGATCATAGGTCGTGGCCTCGCCGTGCATCACGCGCTGCATCAGGCTGTGCTGGTCCATCATCAGCTGGCAGTTGCGCGCGTTCAGGCGCTTGCTTTCGCGCACCAGGTCCTCGAGCGCGTGCCAGCCCGATTCGAGCGCCTCGCGGCGCGCACCGTCGAGCAGCTTGAACACGCCGGTCATCGGCACGCCGTCGCCCAGCATCCCGCGCACCAGCGTGTTCCGCTCGCGCCGGCTGGCGTCGAGCGTGACGACCAGTTCGGTCACGCCGTTGGCGAGTTCGGACAGCTCCACCGCGTCGTGCTGCAGGGCCGCCTTGAACTGCGACTCCAGCAGGCGCACCAGCTCGCGGTAGCGCTGGATGTCCGCACCGACCCCCTGCATCAGCCGGGTCAGCGCCGGGCCGTGGCTCATCGCGAACCTCCGTGGAAGCGCTCGATCAGGCCGGCGAGGCGGGCCGGGTTGAACGGCAGCTCGCCCTTGGCCAGTGCATCGCGCAGCGCGGCGACCTTGGCCTCGTCGATCTCGGGCATGTCGCGCATCGCGGCGAGCGCCGGCTGCAGCGTGCTGCTCTGCAGCGCGGCGGCGGACGGCTTCGCGGCGACCGGGGCGGTCTCGGCGACCGACGTGTCGGCCACGGCCGGGGCGGCGACGCCCTGGGGCTGGAGGGGGGAGCCTGAAATTCTCATGCGAGAGCCTCTGGGTCTGGTTTGCATGGGGGATGCACTCGCGGGTCACTGCGTGACCGGCGCGCGCCCTTTCGTGTCGGTCAGCTGCGAGCGCAGGGCCCGGAGCGCGTCGGTGTCGGGGGACGTCACCGTCACGCCGTCGGCGAGGGCCACCTGGTCGGTCGGCATGCCGAACATCGAGGAGACGAGGCCGGCCTGCTGGCTGGTCAGGATGAGCAGTTCGATGCGGCGGTTGATGCCGGCGGCCGCGTCGCGGGTGTCGAGCGGCGCGCGGTCGGCCATGCCCACCACCTGCAGGATGCTGCGGGCGGGCATGCCGCCTTCCTGCAGCTGCGTGCGGGCGGCCATCGCGCGGTTGCTCGACAGCGTCCAGTTCGAGAAGGCCGAGTGGCTGCGGTCCGCGTACTGGAGCGAATCGGTGTGGCCGACGATCAGCATCTGGTTCTCCATCTGCGCGAACAGCGGCCCGAGGTTGCGCAGCAGCTTGCGGAAGCGCTCGCTCAGCATCGCGCTGCCACGGGCGAACATGCCCTGCCCTTCGGTGTCGTGCAGCATCACGCGCAGGCCGTACGGGGTCACGACGGCCTGCATGTTGTTCGCGAGACCGGCTTCCTCGCTCATGCGCGCGAGCACGCGCGACAGCGCCTGCAGGTCGCTCGGGCTCTCGTACCGCGTGCGGTCCACGTGCTGCTTGTCGGTCGGGTCCGGCACGTCGACGTCGTTGTTGCCGGGCTTGGCCGAGCCGGTCTGGCGCGGCATCGGCTCCCGGGCGATCAGGCTGCCGCGGGGGCCGCCCATCGTCTCGGGCATCACGCCCTGCCCTTCGTCCATCAGGCTGCCACCCGGGGCGCGCATGACTTCCTGAATGAGTTCCTGCTGGCGCGCGGCCATCAGCCACAGCACGAGGAACAGGCACATCAGTGCCAGGCAGAAGTCCGCGAACGCGACCTTCCACGCACCACCGTGCTCGTCGTGCTCGTGGCGCTTGCCGCCACGTTTCACGATCTGCTCGTGGTGCGCGTCGTCGCGCTTGCCCTTGGCTTTGTCAGGCTTGTTGAGCACGCTGGTCTCCGGCCCTGCGGCGCGGGGTGTCGGCGTCCGCCCCGGCGTCGTCGCCACCACCCATCGAATTGATCCACGACTCGAGCTGCGCGAAGCTCGGCTTGATGTTCAGCTGCACGAGGCGGCGGCCCGCGTCGATCGCGAGCAGCGCGGGCTTGCCCGCCACGTGCGTGACCAGCACGACCTTGACGCTCTCGAACGTCGACAGCTCCTGCTTCACGAGCTGCTTCATCACGTTGGCGATGGGGTCCAGCACGCCGTAGCAGAAGAAGATGCCGATGAACGTGCCCACCATCGCGGCGCCTACGCGCTCGGCGATCTCGGCGGAGCTGGCGCCCTCGCCCACGGTGTTCATGGTCATCACGATGCCCAGCACCGCAGCCAGGATGCCGAAGCCCGGCATCGCCTCGCCGATCTTCTGGAGCGACTTGGCCGGCTGCTGCAGTTCCTCGAAGATGGCCTCGATCTCCTGCTCCAGCACACCTTCGAGTTCGTGCGCGCTGATCTTGCCCATGGCCATCAGGCGGAAGTTGTCGACGATGAAGGCGATCAGCTTCGGCTCCTCGAGCACCAGCGGGTACCGCAGGAACAGCTCGCTCTCGTGCGGCGCCTCGACGTGGGCGTCGAGCGCCTTCAGGCCGCCGGCGGCCGTCTGCAGCAGCTCGTACATGAGCAGCAGCAACTGGCGCTGGAACTCCGAGCCCTGCAGCTTGCGCTTCATGATCTGGCGGAACTGGACGATCATCTCGCTCAGCACGTGGCGCGGGTTGCCGATGATCAGCGCGCCGAAGCCGGCACCCGCGATGATCAGCAGTTCCACGGGTTCCCAGATCAGGCGGATGCTGCCGCCCATGAGCAGCAGCCCGCCGAAGACGCAGGACAGCACGATGCCGATGCCGATGAAGAGTTGCATGGTTCCAGTCCGTCCGGGGTTCAGTTCTTTTCGAGCAGCGCCTTCATCTTCTTGAGCGCTCCCTTGTTGAGTTGACACACGCGGGCGTCGGTCAGGCCGAGCACCGCGGCGATTTCCTTGTAGCTGAGCTCATGCTCGTAATAGAGCTGGATCACGCGCTGCTCGCGTTCGTCCAGCGCCTTCAGGCCCTGCTCGATCGAGCGGCGGACCGTCATCTGTTCTTCCGGGTTCGCGCCATGCGAGGGCATCTGCACCAGGTCGCTCACGAGTTCGTCGAAGCTCGCGATGGTTTCGGCGTTCTCGGCCAGGAGGTGTTCCTGGTAGGCGTCGGCGGACAGGCCGAGGGCCGTGCGGATCTCCGCCTCGGACGGCTCGCGGCCCAGGCGGCGCGTGAGTTCGCGCACGGCGTCGCGCACGCGGTGGCTTTCCTGGCGCACGGCGCGCGGGCGCCAGTCCTGGCGGCGCAGCTCGTCGAGGATGGCGCCGCGGATCCGCAGCGCGGCAAAACCGCCGAACTGCGCGTCGGGTTCGCCGTAGCGGCGAAGCGCCTCGAGCAGGCCCATCAGGCCGATCTGCTCCATGTCGTCGCGGTCCATCGCGCCGGAGGCCTGCGAGTTGAGCTGCCGGGCGATGCGCTTGACCAGGGGCGCGTACGCGAGCAGGTGCCGCTGCTCGTCGGCAGGGCTCAGCCCCGCGTGAGCGGCGACGTCCTGGACTTCAGCGTAACCGGCGTGCAGGTCCATGCCGTCACTCGATGATGAGCTTGCCGATCATGACTTCCGAGAACGGCTTGTCGCGCTTCTCGGCTTCATAACTGTCGGCGTAGGCCTTGTTCACCTCTTCGGCGAACTGGTCGATCGACATGCCGCCCGCGGTCGCCGGCGTCAGGGCCGACAGCGAACGCACGGCGACGCTGCGCAGCATCGGCAGGTGCTCGCGGGTGACCTTCTCGTCCTTCTCGTTCGTCTTGAAGACGAGGTCGACCGCCATGTAGTGCGAGCCCGTGTCGCCGTTCTCGCGGCGCAGCATCACGATGACCTTCTCGAGGCTCACGTACTTCGGCGGGTGCTTGCGCGCCTCTTCCGCGGCCTTCTCGGCCAGCATCTCGGGGGTCGGCTCGACCTTCGGGCGCAGCGTGTACCAGGCGGCCGCTCCGCCGACCGCGGTCAGCAGCACGCCGGTCACCACCGCGGCAATGATCAGGGGCATCTTCTTCATCGCGTCTCGCTCGTGTTGTCACCCAGGCGGAAGGCCTTGGCGAGGCCGACCTCGGCCTCGGCCAGCGCCCGGTTCGGGTCTGTGTTGTCCTGCTCGGGCTGGCGGCCGCGCGAACGGCCATCGGCGTCACGCCCCATTGCCCCGGCATCGCTCACCACGACCGACACGTCGCCGTACTGGCGCTGTCCCAGGTCCTGGCGCAGCGAATCGCCGATCGTGTTCAGCTGGCGCACCACCTCGTGGTGGGTCGCGCTCAGGTGCACCTGCAGCGCACCCGCCTCATGGCGGATCGCGATCTCGATGCGGCCCAGCTGCGGCGGCTCGAGTCGGATCACCGCCTGGTCGCTGCCGCGCTGCAGGTTCAGCTGCAGGCGGTCGCCGAGCGCCTCGGCGAGCGGCTGGCGCCACTGGGTCGGGGTGGTGGGCGACAGCTTGACGGCGGGCAGGCCGTCGTCGGCCGCCTGCGGGCGCGACGCCGCACCCGCCACGGGCGCGCGGGTGTCGTCGAGGTGGAATTCGGTGGTCTTGCCCTGCTCGGCCGGGGCCACCGCCGCCGCGCGCACCGGGGTGGCAGCCGCCGGTTCCTCGGCCGGGGCGGCGGGTTCGGCGCGCACCGGGCGCACGGCCGGGTCGACGGCGACCGGCACGGGCAGCGCAGCCTGCGGCAGCGGCGCGCGGCGCGGGGCATCGAGGGCCACGCCCTCGAGCGGGGCCGATTCGGCGGCGCCGTCGGTCTCGGCCGGCTCGGCGGCAGCGGCGTCCACGGGCGCCACGGGCAGCGGCATCGCCATCACGAACGGGTTCGGCGCGGGGGCCATGGCCGGCATGGCCGGGGCCTCGTCGGAGGTGGCCTCCTCCGCGTCGACCTCTTCGGGTGCGGCATCGAGTTGCTCCTGCGGCACGGCGGCGCCGTTCAGCAGGCCCAGCATGTCGAGGAAGGCCGACACGCCTTCCGCGCCAGCGGGCGTTCCGGCCTGCGGCAGGAGCGCGTCGAGCGCGCCGGGTTGGGACGGGGCCGGGCCGGCCGCGGTACCGATGTTCATGCGAGGAGGTCCTCCGACGTGCCGCTGGCCGCGTACGCGAGCCAGCCGTCCTTGTGGTTGTTCATGTCGTTGAGGCGCACGGCCATCGCATCCGAGCTGCGCGTGCAGAACTCGAACGCGGCGCGGTGGCTCTGGCGAAGCCGCGCGAAGGCGACCTGCTCCGGGGACGACCAATTGCCGGCCGCCTGCCACACGGGCAGCGCGGCGGCGATGTCACGGTCGGCCGCGGCCAGGGCCTCCCAGTCCGACGCGAGGCACGCGTCGTCCAGGCGGTCCTTCAGCAGGGTCATCGCGCGGTGCCGGTTCATGCGCGTTCCTGAACGCCGATCCAGCCGGAGCGCAGCGTCGTCAGCAGGCGCGTCACCTCGTCGAGGATCGAGGTGTCGAGCTGCAGGCCGACGGTGTAGAGCCGGTGGGCGCAGTAGTCGTAGAGGCGGCCGAGGTTCGCGACCACCTCGCCGCCCGATTCCTCGTCGAGCGAGCTCGAGAGACCGTTGAGGATCTCGACGCACTTGTCGAGGCTCGCCGCCTTCAGCTCGTACCGCCCCGCCTCGATGTGGCCGCGGGCGCGGGCGAGTTCCTCCAGCAGGCCGTCCATCAGGATCAGCACGAGCTGCACGGGGGTCGCCCGGGCCGTCTGGGCCTCGAGGTTGACGGCGTGGTAGTTGCTGTAGGCGTCGTAGTCCAAGGTGGTCTCTCTCGTTCGGTCAGCTGCCCGTGCTCATCGCATCGAACATGTTGGTCGTCTGTTCCATCTGCGCCTGGATGGACTGGAGCACCGTGAACTGCTTGAGGTAGCGGTTGTAGGCGCTCTCGTACTGGGCATCGAGGCGGGTCTGGCGGGTGGTCTGGGCGGCCTGCGCGGACTGCACCGAGTCCTGGCGGCGCTTGATCTGGCCGTTCAGGCTGTTGAGCCAGACGTCCAGGTACTTGTCGGTGGCGCCGAGCAGGCCGGAGCTGGTGGTCAGCGTCGCGGTGCCGAACACGGTGTCCAGGGCGTCGGGCGATGCAGCGAGCTTCTTCTCGAGTTTGGTGTTGTCGAGGGTCAGCTTGCCGTCGCGGTCGGAGCTCACGCCGAAGTCGGTCAGCTTCACGCCGCCGAAGTCCTGGCGCACGATGTCGTTGAGCTTGTTGCGCAGCGAGCGGATGCTCGAGTCCGACGAGAAGACGCCGGCGGCCGTGCCGTCCTTGACGCTGCCGGCGGTGGTCAGCGCGTCCAGCGCGGTCTTGAGCGTGTTGAACGCGTCGACGAAGGTCTTCACGTTGTTGGCGGTGCCGCTCGTGTCGTTCGCCACCGTCAGGTTGATCGGCGAGCCGCCCGAGGCCTGGGCCTGCGTGAGCGTGACCGACACGCCTTCGATGCCGGTGTAGGTGTTCGAGGCCTGCTTGACCTTGACGCCGGTGTCCTTGGCGCCGAGCCACAGGATCGCGTCCTTGCCCTGCACGAGCGTCGTGCCGGCGGAGAGGTTGGACTTCAGCGCGGCGTTGCTGATCGTGGAGGCGTTCACCGTGATCTCGCCGGCCTCGCCGGTGGCGGCGGAGGTCAGCACGAGCTGGGTGGTGTTGCCGGTCGTCAGCACCGAGGCCGTGACCTTGCCCTTGTTGTCGGCGGCCGAGTTGATCGCGCGGGCCATCTCGGCCTGCGACAGCGTGCCGTTGCCGTCGATGTCGGCCGTGGAGAAGTCCACGTCGAACGCGGCGATGCCGCCCTGGCTGATCGACAGCGTGCCGGTCACCGGCACCGGCACGGCCGGCAGGTCGGTGAAGACGACCTGGCTGGCGGTGGCGACCTGCTCGATGAAGAGCGGGTACGTGCCGGGCGTGGCCTTGGTCGTCGTGGTCGCCGTGGCGAAGCCGGTGCTGCTGAACGTGGCCGAGCTCGCGACCATCGTCTTCTTGTTCGACAGGCCGGCGACGGCCGTGTCGAACGCCTTGAGCGCCGACTGCAGCTTGGTCAGGCCCGTGGCCTGGGCCTGGGAGCGCTGGGTCTGCGTCGTCAGCTGCGTCTGCGCGGCCTGGACGTAGGCGTTCGCCAGCGCGGTGGCGGTGGATGCGGGGTCAAACGAGGTGGCCATGGGGTGCTCCCGGTGGGTGGTAGACGAGGGTTTCCTCGTTCAAGGCGACCGGAATCGCCCCCATGTGAAATTGGCGGCCGTTCATCGGGTCAGCCCCCGCGCCCAGACCTGGGTCGCCATGTCGTCCAGGCGCTTCTGGTCCTGGCGGTCCCGCGCCTGGCGGATCCGTGCGGACTGCTCGTCCAGCACCTGGCCCAGCACCTCGCGCTTGAGCGAGGCGGTGTTCAGCGCGCGCTGGGTCACGGCCATGTCGGCCTCGTGCAGCGCCAGGTCCTGGCGGTGCGTGTCGACCATCGCCAGCACCGTCTGCTTGTAGCCTGCATGGTTCATCGACAGCATGGGCGACAGCGCACCCGGGCGCGTGTCGCCGCTGCTGCCGGCGCACAGGCGCTCCAGGCGGTCGAGGTTCTTCTGGTAGCGGTCGCGCACGGCCTGCTTTTCGGCCATCGTGGCGGCGAGGCGGTCGACCTCGCGGCCGCGGAGGTCCACGAGCGTCGACAGGCTGCGGGTGGTGTCGGTGGCTCCGCTCATGCCATCAGGTCCTCGAGGTGGGTCACGCAGGTGTCCATGGGAGCGGCTTCGTTGGTGCCCTGGCGCAGGAACGCGTCCATGCGGGGCGACAGTTCGACGGCGCGGTCGGTGACCGGGTCCGCGCCCGGCACGTAGGCGCCGAGCGGGATCAGGTCGCGCACGCGGGCGTGGCGGGCGGCCATTTCCTTCAGCGCGCGGGCGGCGTTCAGGTGCGGCTTGTCGACCACCTGGGCCATGCAGCGGCTGATGGACTGGGCGATGTCGATGGCCGGGTAGTGGCCGCGCTCGGCGAGTTCGCGGGTCAGCACGATGTGGCCGTCGAGGATGGCGCGGGCGGTGTC
This genomic stretch from Piscinibacter gummiphilus harbors:
- a CDS encoding flagellar hook-length control protein FliK gives rise to the protein MNIGTAAGPAPSQPGALDALLPQAGTPAGAEGVSAFLDMLGLLNGAAVPQEQLDAAPEEVDAEEATSDEAPAMPAMAPAPNPFVMAMPLPVAPVDAAAAEPAETDGAAESAPLEGVALDAPRRAPLPQAALPVPVAVDPAVRPVRAEPAAPAEEPAAATPVRAAAVAPAEQGKTTEFHLDDTRAPVAGAASRPQAADDGLPAVKLSPTTPTQWRQPLAEALGDRLQLNLQRGSDQAVIRLEPPQLGRIEIAIRHEAGALQVHLSATHHEVVRQLNTIGDSLRQDLGQRQYGDVSVVVSDAGAMGRDADGRSRGRQPEQDNTDPNRALAEAEVGLAKAFRLGDNTSETR
- a CDS encoding flagellar protein FlgN; the encoded protein is MSHGPALTRLMQGVGADIQRYRELVRLLESQFKAALQHDAVELSELANGVTELVVTLDASRRERNTLVRGMLGDGVPMTGVFKLLDGARREALESGWHALEDLVRESKRLNARNCQLMMDQHSLMQRVMHGEATTYDPA
- a CDS encoding RNA polymerase sigma factor FliA, which gives rise to MDLHAGYAEVQDVAAHAGLSPADEQRHLLAYAPLVKRIARQLNSQASGAMDRDDMEQIGLMGLLEALRRYGEPDAQFGGFAALRIRGAILDELRRQDWRPRAVRQESHRVRDAVRELTRRLGREPSEAEIRTALGLSADAYQEHLLAENAETIASFDELVSDLVQMPSHGANPEEQMTVRRSIEQGLKALDEREQRVIQLYYEHELSYKEIAAVLGLTDARVCQLNKGALKKMKALLEKN
- the fliS gene encoding flagellar export chaperone FliS, coding for MDYDAYSNYHAVNLEAQTARATPVQLVLILMDGLLEELARARGHIEAGRYELKAASLDKCVEILNGLSSSLDEESGGEVVANLGRLYDYCAHRLYTVGLQLDTSILDEVTRLLTTLRSGWIGVQERA
- a CDS encoding flagellar basal body-associated FliL family protein is translated as MKKMPLIIAAVVTGVLLTAVGGAAAWYTLRPKVEPTPEMLAEKAAEEARKHPPKYVSLEKVIVMLRRENGDTGSHYMAVDLVFKTNEKDEKVTREHLPMLRSVAVRSLSALTPATAGGMSIDQFAEEVNKAYADSYEAEKRDKPFSEVMIGKLIIE
- a CDS encoding flagellar motor protein MotB; its protein translation is MLNKPDKAKGKRDDAHHEQIVKRGGKRHEHDEHGGAWKVAFADFCLALMCLFLVLWLMAARQQELIQEVMRAPGGSLMDEGQGVMPETMGGPRGSLIAREPMPRQTGSAKPGNNDVDVPDPTDKQHVDRTRYESPSDLQALSRVLARMSEEAGLANNMQAVVTPYGLRVMLHDTEGQGMFARGSAMLSERFRKLLRNLGPLFAQMENQMLIVGHTDSLQYADRSHSAFSNWTLSSNRAMAARTQLQEGGMPARSILQVVGMADRAPLDTRDAAAGINRRIELLILTSQQAGLVSSMFGMPTDQVALADGVTVTSPDTDALRALRSQLTDTKGRAPVTQ
- the flgM gene encoding flagellar biosynthesis anti-sigma factor FlgM, giving the protein MRISGSPLQPQGVAAPAVADTSVAETAPVAAKPSAAALQSSTLQPALAAMRDMPEIDEAKVAALRDALAKGELPFNPARLAGLIERFHGGSR
- the motA gene encoding flagellar motor stator protein MotA translates to MQLFIGIGIVLSCVFGGLLLMGGSIRLIWEPVELLIIAGAGFGALIIGNPRHVLSEMIVQFRQIMKRKLQGSEFQRQLLLLMYELLQTAAGGLKALDAHVEAPHESELFLRYPLVLEEPKLIAFIVDNFRLMAMGKISAHELEGVLEQEIEAIFEELQQPAKSLQKIGEAMPGFGILAAVLGIVMTMNTVGEGASSAEIAERVGAAMVGTFIGIFFCYGVLDPIANVMKQLVKQELSTFESVKVVLVTHVAGKPALLAIDAGRRLVQLNIKPSFAQLESWINSMGGGDDAGADADTPRRRAGDQRAQQA